A genomic stretch from Juglans microcarpa x Juglans regia isolate MS1-56 chromosome 3S, Jm3101_v1.0, whole genome shotgun sequence includes:
- the LOC121258085 gene encoding uracil-DNA glycosylase, mitochondrial isoform X1, producing the protein MASGSSRTLMDFFKPAAAAKRIKLSSSSPDSAVYKSVTAHCHSESESRLHHSSEDDTTLINAHQNARMEFNRLLAKAKFNLKICSQKVYKAKAGEGDGDGDYVKLAELLVEETWLEALRGELQKPYFLNLCRFLETDMCSGIRVPIYPPRHLIFNALNSTPFDTVKAVVLGQDPYHGPGQAMGLSFSVPEGTKLPSSLLNIFKELQQDLGCSVPSHGNLQKWAVQGVLLLNAVLTVRKHQANSHAKKGWEQFTDAVITTISQKKKGVIFLLWGNSAQEKSRLIDETKHHILKAAHPSGLSANRGFFGCRHFSRTNKLLEQMGVTSIDWQL; encoded by the exons atgGCTTCGGGTTCGTCCAGAACCCTAATGGATTTCTTCAAACCAGCAGCAGCTGCTAAGCGCATCAAACTTTCATCCTCATCACCTGATTCAGCAGTCTATAAATCAGTCACTGCGCATTGCCATTCCGAGTCCGAGTCTCGCCTCCACCACAGCTCCGAAGATGATACCACCCTAATCAATGCCCACCAAAATGCCCGCATGGAATTCAACAGACTGCTAGCCAAAGCGAAGTTCAATCTCAAAATCTGTTCCCAGAAAGTCTACAAGGCCAAAG CAGGTGAAGGTGACGGTGATGGGGATTATGTGAAATTGGCGGAACTGTTGGTGGAGGAGACGTGGTTGGAAGCTCTTCGGGGGGAACTTCAGAAGCCCTATTTCCTGAACCTCTGCAGGTTTCTGGAAACCGATATGTGCTCTGGCATCCGTGTGCCCATATACCCGCCTCGCCATTTGATCTTTAATGCTCTCAACTCTACCCCTTTCGATACTGTAAAGGCTGTTGTTCTTGGACAGGATCCTTATCATGGACCCGGTCAAGCCATGGGCCTTTCCTTCTCTGTCCCCGAAGGGACGAAGCTTCCTTCCAGCTTACTCAATATTTTTAAGGAACTGCAGCAGGACCTCGGCTGTTCGGTCCCGTCGCATGGGAATCTACAGAAATGGGCTGTGCAG GGTGTTCTATTGCTCAATGCCGTTCTCACGG TTAGGAAACACCAGGCTAATTCTCATGCAAAGAAAGGATGGGAGCAATTTACTGATGCCGTTATTACTACAATTTcacaaaagaagaaaggagtCATTTTTCTCCTTTGGGGGAACTCTGCTCAAGAGAAATCCAG GTTGATTGATGAGACTAAGCATCACATTCTCAAAGCAGCACACCCTTCTGGTTTGTCAGCAAACAGAGGCTTTTTTGGATGCAG GCATTTTTCTCGCACAAACAAGCTTTTGGAGCAAATGGGTGTTACCTCTATAGATTGGCAACTTTGA
- the LOC121258085 gene encoding uracil-DNA glycosylase, mitochondrial isoform X2, which yields MASGSSRTLMDFFKPAAAAKRIKLSSSSPDSAVYKSVTAHCHSESESRLHHSSEDDTTLINAHQNARMEFNRLLAKAKFNLKICSQKVYKAKGEGDGDGDYVKLAELLVEETWLEALRGELQKPYFLNLCRFLETDMCSGIRVPIYPPRHLIFNALNSTPFDTVKAVVLGQDPYHGPGQAMGLSFSVPEGTKLPSSLLNIFKELQQDLGCSVPSHGNLQKWAVQGVLLLNAVLTVRKHQANSHAKKGWEQFTDAVITTISQKKKGVIFLLWGNSAQEKSRLIDETKHHILKAAHPSGLSANRGFFGCRHFSRTNKLLEQMGVTSIDWQL from the exons atgGCTTCGGGTTCGTCCAGAACCCTAATGGATTTCTTCAAACCAGCAGCAGCTGCTAAGCGCATCAAACTTTCATCCTCATCACCTGATTCAGCAGTCTATAAATCAGTCACTGCGCATTGCCATTCCGAGTCCGAGTCTCGCCTCCACCACAGCTCCGAAGATGATACCACCCTAATCAATGCCCACCAAAATGCCCGCATGGAATTCAACAGACTGCTAGCCAAAGCGAAGTTCAATCTCAAAATCTGTTCCCAGAAAGTCTACAAGGCCAAAG GTGAAGGTGACGGTGATGGGGATTATGTGAAATTGGCGGAACTGTTGGTGGAGGAGACGTGGTTGGAAGCTCTTCGGGGGGAACTTCAGAAGCCCTATTTCCTGAACCTCTGCAGGTTTCTGGAAACCGATATGTGCTCTGGCATCCGTGTGCCCATATACCCGCCTCGCCATTTGATCTTTAATGCTCTCAACTCTACCCCTTTCGATACTGTAAAGGCTGTTGTTCTTGGACAGGATCCTTATCATGGACCCGGTCAAGCCATGGGCCTTTCCTTCTCTGTCCCCGAAGGGACGAAGCTTCCTTCCAGCTTACTCAATATTTTTAAGGAACTGCAGCAGGACCTCGGCTGTTCGGTCCCGTCGCATGGGAATCTACAGAAATGGGCTGTGCAG GGTGTTCTATTGCTCAATGCCGTTCTCACGG TTAGGAAACACCAGGCTAATTCTCATGCAAAGAAAGGATGGGAGCAATTTACTGATGCCGTTATTACTACAATTTcacaaaagaagaaaggagtCATTTTTCTCCTTTGGGGGAACTCTGCTCAAGAGAAATCCAG GTTGATTGATGAGACTAAGCATCACATTCTCAAAGCAGCACACCCTTCTGGTTTGTCAGCAAACAGAGGCTTTTTTGGATGCAG GCATTTTTCTCGCACAAACAAGCTTTTGGAGCAAATGGGTGTTACCTCTATAGATTGGCAACTTTGA
- the LOC121258085 gene encoding uracil-DNA glycosylase, mitochondrial isoform X4 — protein MASGSSRTLMDFFKPAAAAKRIKLSSSSPDSAVYKSVTAHCHSESESRLHHSSEDDTTLINAHQNARMEFNRLLAKAKFNLKICSQKVYKAKAGEGDGDGDYVKLAELLVEETWLEALRGELQKPYFLNLCRFLETDMCSGIRVPIYPPRHLIFNALNSTPFDTVKAVVLGQDPYHGPGQAMGLSFSVPEGTKLPSSLLNIFKELQQDLGCSVPSHGNLQKWAVQGVLLLNAVLTVRKHQANSHAKKGWEQFTDAVITTISQKKKGVIFLLWGNSAQEKSREILTPVATLGLCNLLVYVHKPILVINPSDGDQNEE, from the exons atgGCTTCGGGTTCGTCCAGAACCCTAATGGATTTCTTCAAACCAGCAGCAGCTGCTAAGCGCATCAAACTTTCATCCTCATCACCTGATTCAGCAGTCTATAAATCAGTCACTGCGCATTGCCATTCCGAGTCCGAGTCTCGCCTCCACCACAGCTCCGAAGATGATACCACCCTAATCAATGCCCACCAAAATGCCCGCATGGAATTCAACAGACTGCTAGCCAAAGCGAAGTTCAATCTCAAAATCTGTTCCCAGAAAGTCTACAAGGCCAAAG CAGGTGAAGGTGACGGTGATGGGGATTATGTGAAATTGGCGGAACTGTTGGTGGAGGAGACGTGGTTGGAAGCTCTTCGGGGGGAACTTCAGAAGCCCTATTTCCTGAACCTCTGCAGGTTTCTGGAAACCGATATGTGCTCTGGCATCCGTGTGCCCATATACCCGCCTCGCCATTTGATCTTTAATGCTCTCAACTCTACCCCTTTCGATACTGTAAAGGCTGTTGTTCTTGGACAGGATCCTTATCATGGACCCGGTCAAGCCATGGGCCTTTCCTTCTCTGTCCCCGAAGGGACGAAGCTTCCTTCCAGCTTACTCAATATTTTTAAGGAACTGCAGCAGGACCTCGGCTGTTCGGTCCCGTCGCATGGGAATCTACAGAAATGGGCTGTGCAG GGTGTTCTATTGCTCAATGCCGTTCTCACGG TTAGGAAACACCAGGCTAATTCTCATGCAAAGAAAGGATGGGAGCAATTTACTGATGCCGTTATTACTACAATTTcacaaaagaagaaaggagtCATTTTTCTCCTTTGGGGGAACTCTGCTCAAGAGAAATCCAG AGAAATCTTGACACCCGTTGCAACCCTTGGCTTGTGTAATCTACTGGTCTATGTGCACAAGCCAATTCTTGTTATTAATCCTTCGGATGGAGACCAAAATGAGGAGTAG
- the LOC121258085 gene encoding uracil-DNA glycosylase, mitochondrial isoform X3 — protein MASGSSRTLMDFFKPAAAAKRIKLSSSSPDSAVYKSVTAHCHSESESRLHHSSEDDTTLINAHQNARMEFNRLLAKAKFNLKICSQKVYKAKAGEGDGDGDYVKLAELLVEETWLEALRGELQKPYFLNLCRFLETDMCSGIRVPIYPPRHLIFNALNSTPFDTVKAVVLGQDPYHGPGQAMGLSFSVPEGTKLPSSLLNIFKELQQDLGCSVPSHGNLQKWAVQGVLLLNAVLTVRKHQANSHAKKGWEQFTDAVITTISQKKKGVIFLLWGNSAQEKSSREILTPVATLGLCNLLVYVHKPILVINPSDGDQNEE, from the exons atgGCTTCGGGTTCGTCCAGAACCCTAATGGATTTCTTCAAACCAGCAGCAGCTGCTAAGCGCATCAAACTTTCATCCTCATCACCTGATTCAGCAGTCTATAAATCAGTCACTGCGCATTGCCATTCCGAGTCCGAGTCTCGCCTCCACCACAGCTCCGAAGATGATACCACCCTAATCAATGCCCACCAAAATGCCCGCATGGAATTCAACAGACTGCTAGCCAAAGCGAAGTTCAATCTCAAAATCTGTTCCCAGAAAGTCTACAAGGCCAAAG CAGGTGAAGGTGACGGTGATGGGGATTATGTGAAATTGGCGGAACTGTTGGTGGAGGAGACGTGGTTGGAAGCTCTTCGGGGGGAACTTCAGAAGCCCTATTTCCTGAACCTCTGCAGGTTTCTGGAAACCGATATGTGCTCTGGCATCCGTGTGCCCATATACCCGCCTCGCCATTTGATCTTTAATGCTCTCAACTCTACCCCTTTCGATACTGTAAAGGCTGTTGTTCTTGGACAGGATCCTTATCATGGACCCGGTCAAGCCATGGGCCTTTCCTTCTCTGTCCCCGAAGGGACGAAGCTTCCTTCCAGCTTACTCAATATTTTTAAGGAACTGCAGCAGGACCTCGGCTGTTCGGTCCCGTCGCATGGGAATCTACAGAAATGGGCTGTGCAG GGTGTTCTATTGCTCAATGCCGTTCTCACGG TTAGGAAACACCAGGCTAATTCTCATGCAAAGAAAGGATGGGAGCAATTTACTGATGCCGTTATTACTACAATTTcacaaaagaagaaaggagtCATTTTTCTCCTTTGGGGGAACTCTGCTCAAGAGAAATCCAG CAGAGAAATCTTGACACCCGTTGCAACCCTTGGCTTGTGTAATCTACTGGTCTATGTGCACAAGCCAATTCTTGTTATTAATCCTTCGGATGGAGACCAAAATGAGGAGTAG